Sequence from the Fulvivirga ligni genome:
ACACTTTAGTAAAATAGAACCTAACTTTTACTAGGCTCCTTATACCTAAATCCATGCTCAGCTGCGAAGTAAAAACTACAAGTTCACACTTCTAATTTACTAACTTATATCAGGTAGCTTACCCATTGAATACTAATAAAATAAAACTATTATAAGGTTTAAAAGAATAATATTTAGGTCATTGAAAAAAATACAAAATTTGATATTACGGTTTATGGCTTTTCCCTAATAAAACCGGAATTATTAACTAATATAGTAGCTCCAACTTTAATCTTACTACACTTTTTTAAATGGAGCATTCCTTCAAAACTTGTTTTACCAGCAGGCGCATTTATTTAGATTTTTTAGAAAAGTATTCACTAGAGCAACTCAATACCATTCCGAAAGGATTTAGCAATAACATCATCTGGAATGCGGGTCATATCATAGTAGCACAACAGGCTTTAATCTACAAAACTGCCGAGTTACCGATGTATGTTTCTGATGATCTCTATAATACCTACAAACCAGGATCAGTGCCTACTCAAAAAACTACCGAAGCAGAGCTGAACACTCTGAAGGATTTGCTGCTTACTCTCCCAGAAAAAACTTATGAAGATTACCTTCAGGACAAGTTTAAGGTTTTCCATGAGAGAATGACAGGCACCGGCTTTTATCTGGAAAGCCTAAAGGATGCACTGAACTTCAATAATTATCATGAAGGCATCCATTTAGGATACATCATGAACATAAGAAAGTTTGTATAGGCTAGAGTAAAATCTCCTGAACGTTTGATTTAATTTTTGTACTAAGTTCTTCAGTAGGAAGATCATTTACATCCTTTCCAAAAGGATCTTCTATTTCCTCTGCAATAAGCTCTACTGATACCAGTATGAAGAAAATCATAAGTACTATTGGCACCGTCAAATACCCAAAATCCGTAATAAAGGCAAATGGTAGCGTGATAGTAAAAGTAAAAATGAACTTCTTAATGTACATACTATAAGAGTATGGAATAGGCGTATTTTTAATACGTTCACACCCTCCGAGGATATCGCTAAACATCTTCATTTCAGCATCTAACACCAGAAAATGATCTCCAGTAAAAATACCTTCTTTGTATAGTGCATTTATTTTTCTGTGCAGCAGGTATGAAATGTAATTAGGTATATGCTCCTTACCCTCTAGCTCCACACCTATCTCACTAAGATCCAAAGCCTTTAAGTCCACACCTTTTCTTAAGTGCTCCTTTACTGCCACCACAAAGTTGGGGATCATCACTGCGAAATATTTCCTGGCTTCATGATCATCAGGTAGATATGATGCAACCTTAAAAGCCAG
This genomic interval carries:
- a CDS encoding bestrophin family protein gives rise to the protein MIKYNPKTWFSLIFHSYSRQVVRLLFPALVFMAIYSLLAAYLVLEVFQWNFKSTTAVHSLLGIVLGLFLVFRVNSAYDRWWEGRKLWGLLVNNSRNLAFKVASYLPDDHEARKYFAVMIPNFVVAVKEHLRKGVDLKALDLSEIGVELEGKEHIPNYISYLLHRKINALYKEGIFTGDHFLVLDAEMKMFSDILGGCERIKNTPIPYSYSMYIKKFIFTFTITLPFAFITDFGYLTVPIVLMIFFILVSVELIAEEIEDPFGKDVNDLPTEELSTKIKSNVQEILL
- a CDS encoding DinB family protein, which gives rise to MEHSFKTCFTSRRIYLDFLEKYSLEQLNTIPKGFSNNIIWNAGHIIVAQQALIYKTAELPMYVSDDLYNTYKPGSVPTQKTTEAELNTLKDLLLTLPEKTYEDYLQDKFKVFHERMTGTGFYLESLKDALNFNNYHEGIHLGYIMNIRKFV